AAGCAGGATTATTGCTTTCATCCCAGTGTGGATAGCCTAGAGTTGCTAAGAATTTCTGGAATTTCTTCTGCTCATTTTTTGGCACTTGAATGCCCACTAATATGCGCCCATAGTCTGCGCCGTGATTGCGGTAGTGGAACAGGCTAATGTTCCAGTTTGGCGCCATGCTAGTTAAGAATTTCATGAGTGCGCCTGGGCGCTCAGGGAATTCAAAGCGATAAAGCAACTCATCTTTAGCAAGTGCTGAATGACCACCCACCATATGGCGTAAATGAGACTTTGCCAATTCGTCATGAGTGAGATCAATGGTCGCGAATTTCGCTTTACGGAAATGCTTTGCGATTGCATCGCTGTCGCCTGCTTTTTGAGTGCTGATGCCTACAAAAATATGCGCTTCTTTTTGATCGCCAATACGATAGTTAAACTCAGTCACATTGCGCTTACCAAGTAGTTCGCAGAAGCGTTTAAATGAGCCACGCTCTTCAGGAATGGTGACTGCAAATACTGCTTCACGGAATTCGCCCACATCGGCGCGCTCTGCAACAAAGCGGAGGCGACTGAAGTTCATATTAGCGCCACAGGCTACCGCTACTAGCGTTTTTTTCTTAACCCGTTTTTTCTCGACATACTTTTTCATGCCGGCAATCGCTAAGGCGCCTGCAGGCTCAAGGATGCTGCGGGTATCGGTAAAGACGTCATTGATCGCTGCGCAGATTTCATCTGTATCAACAGTGACGATTTCATCGACTACTTTTTTGCAAATACGGAAAGTTTCTTTACCAACCAATTTGACTGCTGTGCCATCTGAAAACAATCCAACATCTTTCATCTCAATGCGTTTATTAGCTTTGAGCGATTGATTCATTGCATCTGAGTCGGATGCTTGAACGCCGATTACTTTTGTTTTTGGGCTAACGGCTTTGACGTATTCGCCAATGCCAGCAATTAATCCACCGCCACCGATCGCGACAAATACAGCATCAATAGGATCTGTGTATTGAGAAAAAATTTCTTGAGCGATAGTGCCTTGACCAGCAATAACATCTGGATCATCAAAAGGATGAACAAAGGTTAGCCCACGTTTTTTCGCTACCAATTCAGAGTGTTTAAAGGCATCACTATAGGATTCGCCATGCAGGATGATTTCTACCCAAGATCCACCCCTAGCTTTGACGGCATCGATTTTGACGCTTGGCGTAGTAACCGGCATCACGATGACAGCCTTGCATTTCATTTTTGAGGCTGCCAAAGCCACCCCTTGAGCGTGATTGCCTGCTGACGCAGCAATAACCCCGCGTTTTAGGGCCTCTGGCGACAAATGTGCCATTTTGTTATAGGCGCCCCGAAGCTTAAATGAGAAAACCGGCTGGTTATCCTCTCTTTTTAGCAAAACTTGGTTGCTCAAACGTTTGCTTAATTCTGGAGCGACCTGAAGCTCAGTTTCTCTTGCTACGTCATAGACGCGAGCCGATAAAATTTTCTTTAAATAATTTGTTGCCATCTGATGAGCGTACCACGGATGGGCTCTAAGCCCTTAGTTTTGCAAGGGTTTATAAGCTTTTGAGCAACTTTCTAGGATTCCTGACAGTATCTGGGTAGCTCAATTAAAATGCATATTTATCAAATATGTCGATATGAACGCACCATTGGCTTTAAACCAGTTGCAGGATTTTGAGGCGGGATCTCCCCGACTTCGCGAAATCCCCTACAACTACACCTCCTTTTCTGATCGTGAGATTGTGATTCGCCTATTAGGTGAGGAGTCATGGCGCGTCTTAAATGATTTGCGTGGAGTTCGCAGAACTGGCCGTTCAGCCCGCATGTTGTTTGAAATTCTTGGTGATATTTGGGTAGTGCAACGCAACCCCTTCTTGCAGGATGACTTGCTTGATAACCCCAATCGCCGTCAGCAATTAATTGACGCCTTGTGGCATCGCTTGGGAGAGGTCAAGAAGCGTAACAATGGTGACTCTGCTGAGCAAGTAGAAGTTTTGCTGAATGCCGCTTATCGCGCCATTGAAAACTTTGAAAATGGTTTTAAAGAAGTCGAGCAAATTCGTAAGCGTGCCCGAAAAGAATTAGGCCGTCACACCGCTAGTGACAATATTTGTTTTGACGGCGTATCTCGCGCCGCGCACGTAACCGATGCGACAGACTGGCGCGTTGAGTTTCCTCTGGTAGTCCTTAAGCCTGATTACGAATCCGAAATTCCTGGCTTAGTAAAAGCCTGTGTGGAGTTGGGTTTAACGATTATTCCGCGCGGAGGAGGCACTGGCTATACGGGTGGCGCGATTCCCTTGTATGCCATGTCCGCAGTGATCAATACGGAGAAGCTGCAGCAGATTGATGGCGTAAAAAGTAAACGCTTGCCAGGTGTTGAGCACGAAGTTTCAACTATTTTCACGGGCGCTGGCGTTGTAACGCGTCGCGTATCTGATGCCGCTGAGCATGCGGGTCTTGTGTTTGCAGTCGACCCAACCTCAGCGGATGCAAGTTGTATCGGTGGCAATATCGCCATGAATGCGGGCGGTAAAAAAGCTGTTCTCTGGGGTACTGCTCTTGATAACTTAGCTAGCTGGCGCATGGTAGACCCCCAAGGCAATTGGCTTGATGTAGAGCGCCTTGAACACAACCTTGGCAAGATTCATGATGTTGAGAAAGTTCGCTTTCAACTGACTTGGTCTGATGGCAATAGTGAGCCTGGCCAACATATTTTGAAGACAGAAATATTAGAGGTAGAAGGGAAGCGTTTCCGTAAAGAAGGCCTCGGTAAAGACGTTACTGATAAGTTCTTAGCTGGCTTACCTGGCGTCCAAAAAGAGGGTTGCGATGGTTTGATTACAAGCGCAACCTGGGTATTGCATCGCATGCCTAAATACATGCGCACTGTCTGCTTAGAGTTTTTCGGTCAAGCCCGTGAAGCAATTCCAAGCATCGTTGAGATTAAGGCTTACTTAGAGACATTAAGCAAGCAAGGCGGTCCAATTTTGGCTGGTCTAGAGCATTTAGATGACCGTTACTTGCGTGCAGTTGGATATTCAACAAAATCCAAGCGCAATAGCTTGCCAAAGATGGTATTGATCGGTGATATCGCGGGTGATGACGAAGAAGCGGTAGCTGCCGCAACTAGTGAAGTGGTCCGCATGGCTAACCTGCGAGTTGGCGAAGGTTTTGTCGCAGTTAGCGCAGAGGCTCGCAAGAAGTTTTGGTTGGATCGCGCACGAACAGCGGCGATTGCTCGTCATACCAATGCATTCAAAATCAATGAAGATGTGGTGATCCCACTTCCTCGAATGGGCGAGTACACGGATGGCATTGATCGAATCAATATCGAACTCTCGCTGAAGAATAAGCTTCAGGTTTTGGATGGTCTCGAAGCCTTCCTAAAAAAGAGTGCGTTGCCATTAGGCAAGAATGAAGAGGATTACGAGATCCCTACGGCTGAGATCCTAGGTGACCGTGTTCAGCAAGCTTTAGAGTTAATTGCAAAAGTGCGGATGCGTTGGTCTGAGTGGCTTGCGCAAATGGATGCTTATTTCCCGCAATTGCAAAACTACAGTCTGCGCGCCTCATGGAAAGAAGAAGTGCGTTCGGAGTTACGCATCATCTTTGGCGGCTTAGCCTTTGAGCCGATTTTGAATGAGCTAGAAGCCATTCATAAAAATATTTTGCGCAAAAGAGTATTTGTTGCCTTACATATGCATGCCGGCGATGGCAATGTGCATACCAATATTCCGGTGAACTCAGATGACTACGAGATGTTGCAAGATGCGCATCGTGCTGTAGATCGCATCATGAAGTTAGCGCGTTCTTTAGATGGCGTGATTTCTGGTGAGCATGGAATTGGTATTACCAAACTAGAGTATCTAACTGAAGCGGAACTGAAAGACTTCCGTAGCTACAAGAACCGTGTGGATCCAGAGGGACGCTTTAATAAAGGCAAACTTATGCCACATGCTGACTTGAGCATGGCCTATACCCCTAGCTTTGGTTTGATGGGGCATGAGTCCATCATCATGCAGCAGAGTGATATTGGCGCAATTGCTGATAGCGTGAAAGATTGCTTGCGCTGTGGAAAGTGCAAACCAGTTTGCTCAACGCATGTGCCACGCGCTAACTTGCTCTATAGTCCCCGCGACAAAATTTTGGCTACCTCATTATTAATTGAAGCTTTCCTGTACGAAGAACAAACGCGTCGCGGCGTTTCGATTCGACATTGGGAAATGTTTGATGATGTTGCTGCGCACTGTACCGTGTGCCATAAGTGCTTGACGCCTTGTCCTGTCAAAATTGACTTCGGTGATGTCACCATGAATATGCGTAACTTATTGCGCAAAATGGGGCAACAGCGTTTCAATCCTGGTACAGCGGCATCGATGTTCTTCTTGAATGCAACGAGCCCTGACACCATTCACCTTGCTCGCAAGACCATGATTGGCTGGGGTTACAAATTACAGCGCTTTGGTAATGATGTATTGCGCAAGTTCGCTAAACGGCAAACAGCGCATCCACCAGCTACTGTTGGTAAACCAAGCGTGAAAGAGCAAGTCATCTTTTTTGTAAATAAAAAGATGCCGGGTAATTTGCCTAAGAAGACTGCGCGTGCTTTGTTGGATATCGAAGATGCGAACTATGTGCCCATCATTCGGGATCCGAAGATCACTTCTGCAGATAGTGAGGCTGTGTTCTATTTCCCTGGCTGCGGATCTGAACGTCTGTTTTCTCAGGTTGGCTTAGCAACCCAAGCCATGCTTTGGAACGTCGGCGTGCAAACCGTATTGCCTCCAGGCTATCTCTGCTGTGGTTACCCACAACGTGGCAATGGCGATTTTGATAAAGCCGAGAAGATGATTACTGATAATCGCGTGCTGTTTCATCGCGTTGCCAATACCCTGAACTACCTCGATATCAAAACAGTCGTAGTTTCTTGTGGAACTTGTTATGACCAGTTAGCTGGTTAT
This DNA window, taken from Polynucleobacter sp. MWH-UH25E, encodes the following:
- the ilvA gene encoding threonine ammonia-lyase, biosynthetic; the encoded protein is MATNYLKKILSARVYDVARETELQVAPELSKRLSNQVLLKREDNQPVFSFKLRGAYNKMAHLSPEALKRGVIAASAGNHAQGVALAASKMKCKAVIVMPVTTPSVKIDAVKARGGSWVEIILHGESYSDAFKHSELVAKKRGLTFVHPFDDPDVIAGQGTIAQEIFSQYTDPIDAVFVAIGGGGLIAGIGEYVKAVSPKTKVIGVQASDSDAMNQSLKANKRIEMKDVGLFSDGTAVKLVGKETFRICKKVVDEIVTVDTDEICAAINDVFTDTRSILEPAGALAIAGMKKYVEKKRVKKKTLVAVACGANMNFSRLRFVAERADVGEFREAVFAVTIPEERGSFKRFCELLGKRNVTEFNYRIGDQKEAHIFVGISTQKAGDSDAIAKHFRKAKFATIDLTHDELAKSHLRHMVGGHSALAKDELLYRFEFPERPGALMKFLTSMAPNWNISLFHYRNHGADYGRILVGIQVPKNEQKKFQKFLATLGYPHWDESNNPAYRLFLK
- a CDS encoding FAD/FMN-binding oxidoreductase, giving the protein MNAPLALNQLQDFEAGSPRLREIPYNYTSFSDREIVIRLLGEESWRVLNDLRGVRRTGRSARMLFEILGDIWVVQRNPFLQDDLLDNPNRRQQLIDALWHRLGEVKKRNNGDSAEQVEVLLNAAYRAIENFENGFKEVEQIRKRARKELGRHTASDNICFDGVSRAAHVTDATDWRVEFPLVVLKPDYESEIPGLVKACVELGLTIIPRGGGTGYTGGAIPLYAMSAVINTEKLQQIDGVKSKRLPGVEHEVSTIFTGAGVVTRRVSDAAEHAGLVFAVDPTSADASCIGGNIAMNAGGKKAVLWGTALDNLASWRMVDPQGNWLDVERLEHNLGKIHDVEKVRFQLTWSDGNSEPGQHILKTEILEVEGKRFRKEGLGKDVTDKFLAGLPGVQKEGCDGLITSATWVLHRMPKYMRTVCLEFFGQAREAIPSIVEIKAYLETLSKQGGPILAGLEHLDDRYLRAVGYSTKSKRNSLPKMVLIGDIAGDDEEAVAAATSEVVRMANLRVGEGFVAVSAEARKKFWLDRARTAAIARHTNAFKINEDVVIPLPRMGEYTDGIDRINIELSLKNKLQVLDGLEAFLKKSALPLGKNEEDYEIPTAEILGDRVQQALELIAKVRMRWSEWLAQMDAYFPQLQNYSLRASWKEEVRSELRIIFGGLAFEPILNELEAIHKNILRKRVFVALHMHAGDGNVHTNIPVNSDDYEMLQDAHRAVDRIMKLARSLDGVISGEHGIGITKLEYLTEAELKDFRSYKNRVDPEGRFNKGKLMPHADLSMAYTPSFGLMGHESIIMQQSDIGAIADSVKDCLRCGKCKPVCSTHVPRANLLYSPRDKILATSLLIEAFLYEEQTRRGVSIRHWEMFDDVAAHCTVCHKCLTPCPVKIDFGDVTMNMRNLLRKMGQQRFNPGTAASMFFLNATSPDTIHLARKTMIGWGYKLQRFGNDVLRKFAKRQTAHPPATVGKPSVKEQVIFFVNKKMPGNLPKKTARALLDIEDANYVPIIRDPKITSADSEAVFYFPGCGSERLFSQVGLATQAMLWNVGVQTVLPPGYLCCGYPQRGNGDFDKAEKMITDNRVLFHRVANTLNYLDIKTVVVSCGTCYDQLAGYQFEQIFPGCRIIDIHEYLMEKGVKLSGVTGVKYMYHDPCHSPMKLQDPLKTVNELIQLEDGKAIAKNDRCCGESGTLAVTRPDISTQVRFRKQIEMEKGANDLRKGNFTGDVKVLTSCPSCLQGLSRFNADSDTTADYIVVEMAQKLLGDNWMQDYVAKANQGGIERVLV